The Flavobacterium jumunjinense genome includes a region encoding these proteins:
- a CDS encoding heavy metal translocating P-type ATPase, whose product MSKKLDSMNCCSHEAKETHSHSDQNGHDHEAQNESILKMFLPAIISFLLLVLGIYFDIYLSQSWFSGWARILWYSIAYLPVGFPVLKEALLSIKKGTIFSEFFLMSIATIGAFAIGEYPEGVAVMLFYSVGEIFQTLAVTRAKKNIKSLLDQRPDEVTLLDENNKVSKVKSETVQVGQIIQLKPGEKVGLDGILLSDFGSFNTAALTGESKPDTKKKEDVVLAGMINLTTVSLIKVTTVYSDSKLSKILEMVEEATSRKAPTELFIRKFAKVYTPIVVLLAVLICFLPVLFVPEYSFSQWLYRALIFLVISCPCALVISIPLGYFGGIGAASKNGILVKGSNFLDILAIIQNVVMDKTGTLTEGVFKVQDVVFKSELNKNEILKIVNALESQSTHPVATAIREFVGEVDRTIIFEEVEEIAGHGLRARTNNKEILVGNFKLLDKFSISYTIDPESIVYTTIAVAYDGLFVGYITIADSIKEDAFDAIKKLKDLGIQTTMLSGDKNTVVQFVAQKLNIKNAFGNLLPEDKVNKVKEILATKQTVAFVGDGVNDAPVVALSSAGIAMGGLGSDATIETADIVIQDDRPSKIPMAIAIGKQTKKIVWQNIILAFSVKAIVLVLGAGGLATMWEAVFADVGVALLAILNAVRIQKMKF is encoded by the coding sequence ATGTCAAAAAAATTAGATTCCATGAATTGCTGCTCACATGAGGCCAAAGAAACTCATAGCCATAGTGACCAAAATGGTCATGATCATGAAGCTCAAAATGAGAGTATTTTAAAAATGTTTTTGCCAGCAATAATTTCATTTCTATTATTGGTATTAGGAATATATTTCGATATATATCTTTCTCAATCCTGGTTTTCAGGTTGGGCAAGAATACTATGGTATAGTATTGCTTATTTACCTGTTGGATTTCCTGTATTAAAAGAAGCCTTATTAAGCATTAAAAAAGGGACTATATTTTCAGAATTTTTTTTAATGTCAATAGCAACAATTGGAGCTTTTGCAATAGGCGAATATCCTGAAGGAGTGGCTGTAATGCTTTTTTATTCGGTTGGAGAAATATTCCAAACTTTAGCCGTTACTAGAGCTAAAAAAAACATAAAAAGTTTATTAGATCAACGACCAGATGAGGTAACTCTTCTCGATGAAAACAATAAGGTTTCAAAAGTAAAATCAGAAACAGTACAAGTTGGACAAATAATTCAACTAAAACCTGGGGAAAAAGTTGGACTAGATGGAATTTTATTATCAGATTTTGGTTCCTTTAATACAGCGGCTTTAACAGGAGAGAGCAAGCCCGACACTAAAAAGAAAGAAGATGTTGTGTTGGCAGGAATGATCAATCTCACTACAGTTTCTCTAATAAAGGTTACAACAGTTTATTCAGATAGTAAGTTGTCTAAAATATTAGAAATGGTGGAAGAGGCTACTTCAAGAAAAGCTCCAACAGAATTATTTATAAGAAAATTTGCTAAAGTTTATACTCCTATTGTGGTTCTTTTAGCCGTTTTAATTTGTTTTTTACCCGTCTTGTTTGTTCCAGAATATTCTTTTAGTCAATGGCTATATAGGGCCTTAATTTTTTTAGTTATTTCCTGTCCATGTGCTTTGGTTATTAGCATTCCGTTAGGATATTTTGGTGGCATTGGAGCAGCAAGTAAAAACGGTATTCTAGTGAAAGGAAGCAACTTCTTAGATATTTTGGCTATCATTCAAAATGTAGTTATGGATAAGACAGGAACATTAACGGAAGGTGTTTTTAAGGTTCAAGATGTGGTTTTTAAGTCAGAACTTAATAAAAATGAAATTTTAAAAATAGTTAATGCATTAGAAAGCCAAAGCACGCACCCTGTAGCAACCGCTATTCGTGAATTTGTTGGAGAAGTAGATAGAACAATAATCTTCGAGGAAGTTGAAGAGATTGCAGGGCATGGATTAAGAGCTAGGACGAATAACAAAGAAATTTTAGTAGGCAATTTTAAATTATTAGACAAATTCTCAATTTCTTATACTATTGATCCGGAAAGCATTGTATATACCACTATTGCAGTTGCTTATGATGGTCTATTTGTTGGATATATAACCATTGCCGATAGTATTAAAGAAGACGCTTTCGATGCCATAAAAAAACTCAAAGACTTAGGAATACAAACAACCATGTTAAGTGGCGATAAAAATACTGTTGTGCAATTTGTAGCACAAAAGCTAAACATAAAGAATGCCTTTGGAAACCTATTACCAGAAGACAAAGTAAACAAGGTTAAAGAAATATTAGCGACAAAGCAAACTGTTGCTTTTGTTGGTGATGGAGTGAATGATGCTCCTGTTGTTGCACTAAGTAGCGCAGGAATAGCTATGGGAGGATTAGGAAGTGATGCTACCATTGAAACTGCAGATATAGTAATTCAAGACGATAGGCCAAGCAAAATTCCAATGGCAATAGCTATTGGCAAACAAACCAAGAAAATTGTATGGCAAAATATTATTTTAGCGTTTAGTGTTAAAGCTATTGTTTTGGTTTTAGGAGCAGGAGGTTTAGCAACCATGTGGGAAGCTGTTTTTGCAGATGTGGGTGTAGCTTTATTAGCAATCCTGAATGCTGTTAGGATTCAAAAAATGAAATTTTAA
- a CDS encoding efflux RND transporter periplasmic adaptor subunit has translation MKNTYKIVAIIAVVVVAILLYFSFRHTENESHNHDSHEGHDHGETEVATGESTTSNIKEVALNEAQFKSAEIELGTFSKKNLNEVISANGYTKLPPQNQADVSVHTTGIIKRILIEEGQFVKKGQTIVTIESPEFAKLQESYLTSKSNLEFLKLEFERQKRLNEEEVNSKKTFQKTKSDYEIEKARFSSLQKQLNVFNINPNGIATTIVGVVAPISGYVTEINIKIGSNVEVGKPLLTIVDNSKLHVDLLVYEKDLYKVEKGQKVRFILTNQDNTEVTGTVFSVGKAFENDTKAVAVHADIHNKDQKLISGMYVNALIDIGAQSVYALPVDAVVKADGREFIFVLETIELETGEKEKEFHFQRIEVKTGASQLGYVQINLLQKIEKEAKIALKGAYYIQSHLIKNEGGGGHSH, from the coding sequence ATGAAAAACACCTATAAAATAGTTGCAATTATTGCTGTTGTAGTTGTAGCAATACTACTTTATTTTTCTTTTAGACATACAGAAAATGAGAGTCATAATCACGATAGTCATGAAGGACACGATCATGGTGAAACCGAAGTAGCTACTGGAGAAAGTACAACTTCAAATATAAAAGAAGTGGCCTTAAATGAAGCTCAATTTAAATCGGCAGAAATTGAATTAGGTACATTTAGTAAAAAGAACTTGAATGAGGTAATTAGTGCAAATGGTTATACAAAATTGCCACCTCAAAATCAAGCAGATGTTTCTGTGCATACAACTGGAATTATTAAAAGAATTTTAATAGAAGAAGGGCAATTTGTAAAAAAAGGACAAACTATTGTAACAATTGAAAGTCCAGAATTTGCGAAACTTCAGGAAAGCTACCTCACCTCTAAAAGTAATTTAGAATTTCTAAAATTAGAATTCGAAAGACAGAAAAGATTAAATGAAGAAGAAGTAAATTCCAAAAAAACATTTCAAAAGACGAAATCCGATTATGAGATAGAAAAAGCACGTTTTAGTTCATTGCAAAAACAGTTAAACGTGTTCAATATTAACCCAAATGGAATTGCAACCACAATAGTTGGTGTAGTAGCTCCAATTTCGGGCTATGTTACAGAAATTAATATAAAGATTGGAAGTAATGTTGAAGTTGGAAAACCATTGCTAACTATTGTAGATAATTCTAAATTGCATGTTGATTTATTAGTCTACGAAAAAGACTTGTATAAAGTTGAAAAAGGGCAAAAAGTACGTTTTATACTCACCAATCAAGATAATACAGAAGTTACAGGCACAGTTTTTAGTGTTGGAAAAGCATTTGAAAACGACACAAAAGCAGTAGCAGTTCATGCCGATATACACAACAAAGATCAAAAATTAATCTCTGGAATGTATGTCAACGCACTAATCGATATTGGAGCGCAAAGTGTGTATGCATTACCTGTTGATGCTGTTGTAAAAGCAGATGGAAGAGAATTTATATTTGTATTGGAAACCATTGAACTCGAAACAGGAGAAAAAGAAAAAGAATTTCACTTTCAACGAATTGAAGTAAAAACAGGAGCGAGCCAATTGGGTTATGTTCAAATTAATCTATTACAAAAAATAGAAAAAGAAGCAAAAATAGCCCTAAAAGGAGCCTATTATATACAAAGTCATTTGATAAAAAATGAAGGCGGAGGAGGTCATTCGCATTAA